From Thalassococcus sp. S3, one genomic window encodes:
- a CDS encoding alpha/beta hydrolase, with translation MGELDDAYANGAYIAGAADYPPRWAAEASAFRDGLGARAETHSYGPGEREAFDLFHPEAEARGTVIFVHGGYWRAFDRSSWSHLAQGPLAAGWAVAMPSYDLCPNVRISDITQQVARATEAVAGLTHGPLALAGHSAGGHLVARMLAPGMLAADVAERIATMLPISPLADLEPLRSTSMNDDFQLDAEAARAESPIYQPKPRVPVTVWVGADERPAFLDQAALLAEVWESGHVVLPDRHHFDVIDDLGDPESHMTQVLTGQA, from the coding sequence ATGGGTGAACTGGACGACGCATATGCAAACGGGGCCTATATCGCGGGGGCTGCCGATTATCCCCCGCGCTGGGCGGCGGAGGCATCCGCCTTTCGCGACGGGCTTGGCGCGCGGGCGGAGACCCACAGCTATGGTCCGGGGGAGCGGGAGGCCTTTGACCTCTTCCACCCGGAGGCTGAGGCGCGGGGCACAGTGATCTTCGTGCATGGCGGCTATTGGCGCGCCTTTGATCGCAGCAGTTGGTCGCATCTGGCGCAAGGGCCGCTGGCCGCAGGTTGGGCGGTGGCCATGCCCTCCTATGATCTGTGTCCGAATGTGCGGATTTCCGACATAACCCAGCAGGTCGCGCGCGCCACAGAGGCGGTCGCCGGGCTGACGCACGGTCCCCTCGCGCTGGCCGGACATTCTGCGGGCGGGCATCTGGTGGCGCGAATGCTGGCACCCGGCATGCTTGCGGCAGATGTTGCCGAACGGATTGCGACGATGCTTCCAATCTCCCCGCTGGCGGATCTGGAACCGCTCAGGTCGACGTCGATGAACGACGACTTTCAACTCGATGCAGAGGCAGCGCGGGCCGAAAGTCCGATCTACCAGCCAAAGCCGCGCGTGCCCGTGACGGTCTGGGTCGGGGCGGACGAGCGACCGGCCTTTCTGGATCAGGCCGCACTTCTGGCCGAGGTTTGGGAAAGCGGTCATGTCGTCTTGCCGGACAGGCACCATTTTGACGTGATCGATGACCTCGGCGATCCAGAAAGCCATATGACACAAGTCTTGACCGGGCAGGCGTGA
- a CDS encoding NAD-dependent succinate-semialdehyde dehydrogenase translates to MLDTTTNLKSLLKDPSLLVTQAYIGGAWVDGDDGTFDVTNPARGDVVAEVADVSRAQIAGAIAQAEAAQKDWAKWTGKERADVLRKWFDLMMEHQDDLGTILTVEQGKPLAEAKGEIAYGASFIEFFAEEAKRIYGETIPGHQRDKRITVIKQPIGVAASITPWNFPNAMITRKAGPALAAGCSFVARPAKETPLSALVLAELAHRAGIPAGVFSVVPSSRSSDAGKEFCENPAVRKLTFTGSTEVGRILLRQAADQVMKCSMELGGNAPFIVFDDADLDAAVEGAILCKFRNNGQTCVCANRIYVQAGVYDAFAEKLKTRVSEMKVGDGLEDGTELGPLINAEASDKVVEHIKDATAKGATILLGNDRDDLSGNFFAPTIVTGVTQDMQVAQDETFGPLAPLFKFEDEDDVIAMANDTIFGLASYFYAKDLSRVYKVAEALEYGIVGVNTGIISTEVAPFGGVKQSGLGREGSHHGIEEFLEMKYICMSV, encoded by the coding sequence ATGCTGGACACCACAACCAATCTGAAATCGCTGCTGAAGGATCCCAGCCTTTTGGTCACCCAAGCCTATATCGGGGGGGCCTGGGTCGATGGGGACGATGGCACCTTCGATGTCACCAACCCAGCCCGTGGGGATGTCGTGGCCGAGGTTGCTGATGTCAGCCGCGCACAGATCGCAGGCGCCATCGCGCAGGCGGAGGCCGCGCAGAAAGACTGGGCCAAATGGACCGGGAAAGAGCGCGCCGATGTCCTGCGCAAGTGGTTTGACCTGATGATGGAGCATCAGGATGACCTGGGCACCATCCTGACCGTCGAACAAGGCAAACCGCTCGCCGAGGCAAAAGGAGAGATCGCCTATGGCGCCTCCTTCATCGAGTTCTTCGCCGAGGAGGCAAAACGCATCTACGGCGAGACCATCCCTGGCCACCAACGCGACAAGCGCATCACAGTCATCAAGCAGCCCATCGGCGTGGCCGCGTCGATTACGCCGTGGAATTTTCCCAACGCGATGATCACGCGCAAGGCGGGCCCGGCCCTCGCCGCCGGCTGCAGCTTTGTCGCCCGGCCCGCCAAGGAAACCCCGCTTTCCGCCCTTGTCCTGGCCGAACTGGCCCACCGCGCGGGTATCCCGGCAGGCGTGTTCAGCGTCGTGCCCTCCTCGCGCTCCTCCGATGCGGGCAAGGAGTTTTGCGAAAACCCGGCGGTGCGGAAGCTGACCTTCACAGGCTCCACCGAAGTGGGGCGCATCCTGCTGCGCCAGGCCGCCGATCAGGTGATGAAATGCTCGATGGAGCTGGGCGGCAACGCACCCTTCATTGTCTTCGATGACGCCGATCTGGACGCCGCCGTCGAAGGCGCGATCCTTTGCAAGTTCCGCAACAACGGCCAGACCTGCGTGTGCGCCAACCGGATCTATGTGCAGGCCGGCGTATACGATGCGTTTGCCGAAAAGCTCAAGACCCGCGTCAGCGAGATGAAGGTCGGCGATGGGCTTGAGGACGGGACAGAGCTGGGCCCGCTCATCAATGCCGAAGCCTCCGACAAGGTGGTCGAACACATCAAGGATGCGACGGCGAAGGGCGCCACCATCCTCCTCGGCAACGATCGCGACGATTTGAGCGGCAATTTCTTCGCCCCCACCATCGTCACGGGCGTCACGCAGGACATGCAGGTCGCACAGGACGAAACGTTCGGCCCCCTCGCCCCGCTCTTCAAGTTCGAGGATGAGGACGATGTCATCGCCATGGCCAACGACACGATCTTTGGCCTCGCCTCGTACTTCTACGCCAAGGATCTCAGCCGGGTCTACAAGGTCGCCGAGGCGCTGGAATACGGCATTGTCGGCGTAAATACCGGCATTATCTCGACCGAGGTTGCGCCTTTTGGCGGGGTCAAGCAATCAGGCCTTGGCCGCGAAGGCTCCCACCACGGGATCGAGGAGTTTCTGGAGATGAAATACATCTGCATGTCGGTCTGA
- a CDS encoding esterase-like activity of phytase family protein: MTIRTLCLTSALALTALPAAAEMNFNRIASFPVIANMEDGADTFRESSAEIIAATADGLTLVYTDSPLGVIGLIDISDPANPAPLGTIKLRGEPTSVAVIGETAFVGVNTSESYTDPSGLLKAVDIAGKSELAACDLGGQPDSIAAAPDGSFIAVAIENERDEDLNDGLIPQMPAGALVMVDIGPAGLDCTSLRTVDLTGLADVAPSDPEPEFVDINSAGETVLTLQENNHIVVVSRDGSILSHFSAGAVDLENIDATDERGALIFTESQPRRLREPDAVKWIDDQHFATANEGDYEGGSRGWTIFSKDGTVVYENGTGLEHAIVEIGHYPDKRSDSKGVEPESVTFDTFGGTPFIFVGAERASIIGVYDATDPAAPVLTQLLPSGVGPEGYVTIPARNLLLSANETDLIGDGGVRSHVMIYEYQEAPAAYPHLTSAAMETLTGWGALSGLVSDESGMLYAVNDSFYGYQPTIFRIDPSQTPAQITDAIRITRGGFPAQKLDVEGITLDGQGGFWVASEGRTDGVIPHALYHVNADGVIQREIGLPPELMAVETRFGFEGITKVGNMLWMAVQREWQDDPADHVKLLAYDLETEEWGAVHYRKATPETGWTGLSEITAHGEYIYVIERDNQHDARAVTKKIYRIPLAEMTPAPLGTALPVVSKEEVRDLIPDLTSTGGYVLDKVEGLAITPDGTAYVVTDNDGVDDSSGETMFFSIGQM; this comes from the coding sequence ATGACCATCCGCACGCTGTGCCTGACCTCTGCGCTCGCGCTGACAGCGCTGCCCGCTGCTGCAGAGATGAATTTCAACCGCATCGCCTCTTTCCCGGTGATCGCCAATATGGAAGACGGGGCCGACACGTTCCGCGAAAGCTCTGCCGAGATCATCGCGGCCACCGCGGACGGCCTGACGCTCGTCTACACTGACAGTCCTTTGGGCGTGATCGGCCTGATCGACATAAGCGACCCGGCCAATCCCGCCCCCCTGGGAACGATCAAGTTGCGGGGGGAGCCGACCTCCGTCGCGGTGATCGGCGAAACGGCCTTTGTCGGGGTAAACACCTCTGAAAGCTACACCGATCCCTCAGGCCTTCTGAAAGCAGTTGATATCGCTGGTAAATCCGAACTCGCCGCCTGCGATCTGGGGGGTCAGCCCGACAGCATCGCCGCAGCTCCCGACGGCAGCTTCATCGCGGTGGCCATCGAAAATGAACGGGACGAGGACCTTAATGACGGGCTCATCCCGCAAATGCCCGCCGGTGCTCTCGTGATGGTCGATATCGGCCCGGCCGGTTTGGACTGCACCAGCCTCCGCACCGTCGATTTGACCGGACTTGCCGACGTCGCCCCCTCTGACCCCGAGCCGGAATTCGTTGACATCAACAGCGCGGGCGAGACGGTTCTGACGCTTCAGGAAAACAACCATATCGTCGTGGTTTCGCGGGACGGCTCTATTCTAAGTCATTTCTCCGCTGGCGCTGTGGATCTGGAAAACATTGACGCCACAGATGAGCGCGGCGCGCTTATCTTCACGGAAAGCCAGCCCCGCCGCCTGCGCGAACCAGATGCGGTAAAATGGATCGACGACCAGCATTTTGCCACCGCCAATGAGGGCGACTACGAAGGTGGCTCCCGCGGCTGGACGATTTTTTCCAAGGACGGGACCGTCGTTTACGAAAACGGCACGGGCTTAGAACACGCCATCGTAGAGATCGGCCACTACCCCGACAAACGCTCCGACAGCAAAGGGGTCGAACCGGAATCCGTAACCTTCGACACCTTCGGCGGCACGCCGTTCATCTTTGTCGGCGCCGAGCGTGCCAGCATCATCGGCGTCTACGACGCGACGGATCCCGCCGCCCCGGTGCTGACGCAGCTTCTGCCCTCCGGCGTGGGGCCCGAAGGCTATGTCACGATCCCCGCCCGCAACCTCCTTTTGTCGGCCAATGAAACCGACCTGATCGGGGATGGCGGTGTACGGTCCCACGTGATGATCTATGAATATCAGGAGGCGCCCGCGGCCTATCCTCACCTCACCAGCGCCGCGATGGAGACGCTTACAGGCTGGGGTGCGCTGTCTGGCCTGGTCTCGGATGAGAGCGGCATGCTCTACGCCGTGAACGACAGCTTCTATGGCTACCAACCCACGATCTTCCGCATCGACCCGTCCCAGACACCGGCGCAGATAACCGACGCGATCCGCATCACCCGCGGGGGCTTTCCCGCGCAAAAACTCGATGTGGAAGGCATTACGTTGGATGGCCAAGGCGGATTCTGGGTCGCATCCGAAGGCCGCACCGACGGTGTGATCCCTCATGCGCTCTACCACGTGAATGCCGATGGCGTGATCCAGCGGGAAATCGGCCTGCCGCCCGAACTCATGGCCGTCGAAACCCGCTTCGGCTTCGAGGGTATCACAAAGGTCGGCAACATGCTCTGGATGGCAGTCCAGCGTGAATGGCAAGATGATCCGGCCGATCACGTGAAACTCCTGGCCTACGATCTGGAAACCGAAGAGTGGGGCGCCGTTCACTACCGCAAGGCCACGCCCGAAACCGGCTGGACCGGTCTTTCAGAGATCACGGCCCATGGGGAATACATCTATGTCATCGAACGCGACAACCAGCATGACGCCCGCGCGGTCACCAAGAAAATCTACCGCATTCCCCTGGCCGAGATGACGCCCGCGCCCCTCGGTACCGCGCTTCCCGTCGTCAGCAAGGAGGAGGTGCGCGACCTCATCCCCGACCTCACCTCGACCGGCGGCTATGTGCTCGACAAGGTCGAAGGCCTCGCCATCACACCGGATGGCACCGCCTATGTGGTCACCGACAATGACGGCGTCGACGACAGTTCCGGTGAGACGATGTTCTTCTCGATCGGGCAGATGTGA
- a CDS encoding Hsp20 family protein: MRTFDFAPLYRATVGFDQIADMMDRVLTNDVSQPSYPPYNIEKTADDAYRISIAVAGFADADLSVEVKEKSLVVSARKAEEDKERTYLHRGIATRAFERRFHLADHVRVTGASHENGMLHIDLQREVPEALKPRRIEIASGAKAIETDVVDAKAVN; the protein is encoded by the coding sequence ATGCGTACGTTTGATTTTGCTCCGCTTTACCGCGCGACTGTCGGGTTCGACCAGATTGCCGATATGATGGACCGGGTTCTGACCAACGATGTCAGCCAGCCGAGCTATCCCCCTTACAACATCGAAAAAACCGCCGATGATGCATATCGCATTTCGATTGCTGTCGCAGGCTTCGCGGATGCCGATCTGTCGGTGGAGGTGAAGGAAAAGTCGCTCGTCGTTTCGGCGCGGAAAGCCGAAGAGGACAAGGAGCGGACCTATCTGCATCGCGGCATCGCCACGCGCGCATTCGAGCGCCGGTTCCATCTTGCTGATCATGTCCGCGTGACCGGTGCGAGCCATGAAAACGGCATGCTCCACATCGATCTGCAGCGCGAAGTGCCCGAAGCACTGAAACCGCGCCGGATCGAGATTGCGAGCGGCGCCAAGGCGATCGAGACGGATGTGGTTGACGCCAAGGCCGTTAACTAA
- a CDS encoding serine protease, which yields MRRLLIAFVFSVIPLTAQAQDARLQSLDTTDAGRAWQAVGQLDISGAGFCTGALIAPDLVLTAAHCLFDKTTGKQINPETIEFRAGWRNGRASAYRMVKRAVVHPNYDYGDAVSSERVRNDVALLELRREIRNTTVVPFETAPRPVAGDQVGVVSYAMDRANAPSLQEVCAVLARQQGVLVMSCNVDFGSSGAPIFSFEAGRPQIVSVVSAKAEVHGEKVALGTALDEPLSLLKARLEAGEGFAVAPAPRVNRITVGDARRETGAKFVRPGGS from the coding sequence TTGCGGCGCCTGCTCATTGCATTTGTTTTTTCGGTCATTCCTCTAACGGCTCAGGCTCAGGATGCGCGGTTGCAAAGTCTTGATACGACCGATGCCGGCCGCGCATGGCAGGCGGTGGGACAGCTCGACATCAGCGGAGCGGGCTTTTGTACCGGAGCGCTGATCGCGCCCGACCTTGTCTTGACGGCGGCGCATTGTCTTTTTGACAAGACTACCGGAAAGCAGATCAACCCGGAAACGATAGAGTTTCGCGCCGGCTGGCGCAATGGCCGCGCGTCGGCCTACCGTATGGTCAAACGTGCGGTCGTGCATCCGAACTATGATTACGGCGATGCGGTGTCGTCCGAACGGGTGCGTAACGATGTGGCGCTGCTAGAGCTGCGCCGGGAAATCCGAAATACAACCGTTGTTCCCTTTGAGACCGCGCCGCGCCCCGTGGCGGGCGACCAGGTCGGCGTAGTGTCCTATGCGATGGATCGTGCGAACGCGCCTTCCCTTCAGGAAGTCTGTGCGGTGCTGGCGCGCCAGCAGGGTGTTCTGGTGATGTCCTGCAATGTGGATTTCGGATCTTCGGGCGCTCCGATTTTCAGTTTTGAGGCAGGGCGCCCGCAGATCGTGTCGGTCGTATCCGCGAAGGCCGAAGTCCACGGCGAGAAAGTCGCCCTGGGCACGGCGCTCGATGAGCCACTCAGCCTTTTAAAGGCCCGTCTGGAGGCGGGAGAGGGGTTTGCCGTCGCACCAGCGCCGCGCGTCAACCGCATCACCGTGGGGGACGCCCGGCGCGAAACGGGTGCGAAATTCGTGCGTCCGGGCGGGTCTTGA
- the glcF gene encoding glycolate oxidase subunit GlcF, with translation MQTHFTEEQLADPAIQRSNEILRSCVHCGFCTATCPTYQVLGDELDSPRGRIYLIKDMLENERVPDEKTVKHIDRCLSCLACMTTCPSGVHYMHLVDHAREYIEQHYDRPWSDRALRWVLARILPYPMRFRVALLAAKIGRPFAPLVPDARLRAMLDMAPRQIPPVSRNDDPQSFEPAGARRKRVALMTGCAQRALNTDINDATIRLLTRLGCEVVVAEGAGCCGALTHHMGKTSESHATAAKNIKAWARELDGEGLDAIVINTSGCGTTVKDYGHMFRNEALAQDAARVSELAKDVSEVLIELLPEGASAFEKAPADDAAGPVTVAYHAACSLQHGQQIKTYPKDLLKRAGFHVVEPADSHLCCGSAGTYNLMQPEISKKLKDRKVKTLEAKTPDVIAAGNIGCMMQIGSGTEVPVVHTVELLDWMTGGPKPPALAGMSDKPPEVPILR, from the coding sequence ATGCAGACACATTTTACCGAAGAGCAGCTCGCCGATCCGGCGATCCAACGCTCGAACGAGATCTTGCGCAGTTGCGTGCATTGCGGATTTTGCACCGCGACCTGCCCGACCTATCAGGTATTGGGTGACGAGCTCGACAGTCCGCGTGGGCGGATTTACCTGATCAAGGACATGCTGGAAAATGAACGTGTCCCGGATGAAAAGACCGTCAAGCACATTGATCGGTGTCTGAGCTGCCTGGCCTGCATGACCACCTGCCCGTCTGGGGTCCACTATATGCACCTGGTCGATCACGCGCGGGAATATATCGAGCAGCACTATGACCGGCCATGGAGTGACCGGGCCCTGCGCTGGGTTCTGGCGCGGATCCTGCCCTATCCGATGCGGTTTCGCGTGGCCTTGCTGGCGGCGAAGATCGGGCGCCCGTTCGCGCCGCTGGTCCCGGATGCGCGGCTGCGCGCGATGCTCGACATGGCGCCCCGGCAGATCCCGCCGGTGAGCCGCAACGACGATCCGCAAAGCTTCGAACCGGCGGGGGCGCGTCGCAAGCGGGTTGCCCTGATGACCGGCTGCGCACAACGGGCGCTGAATACCGACATCAACGACGCGACGATCAGGCTACTGACACGGCTGGGATGCGAAGTGGTGGTGGCGGAGGGTGCGGGGTGCTGCGGGGCGCTGACACACCATATGGGCAAGACGTCCGAAAGCCATGCCACGGCCGCCAAGAATATCAAGGCCTGGGCCCGGGAACTGGACGGTGAGGGGCTGGATGCCATTGTCATCAACACCAGCGGATGTGGGACGACGGTCAAGGATTACGGTCACATGTTCCGAAACGAAGCCCTGGCACAGGATGCAGCCCGGGTGTCCGAGCTGGCGAAGGACGTGTCAGAAGTGCTGATCGAGCTTCTGCCGGAAGGCGCCAGCGCATTCGAAAAAGCCCCTGCCGATGATGCGGCGGGCCCTGTGACCGTGGCTTATCATGCGGCTTGTTCACTGCAGCACGGCCAACAGATCAAGACCTACCCGAAGGATCTGCTGAAACGGGCAGGCTTTCACGTGGTTGAACCTGCGGACAGCCATCTTTGCTGTGGATCTGCCGGAACCTACAACCTGATGCAGCCCGAGATCTCGAAGAAACTCAAGGATCGCAAAGTGAAGACGCTGGAGGCAAAGACCCCGGATGTCATCGCTGCGGGGAATATCGGCTGTATGATGCAGATCGGTTCGGGAACGGAGGTTCCTGTTGTGCACACCGTGGAACTTCTTGATTGGATGACGGGGGGTCCGAAGCCGCCCGCGCTTGCAGGTATGAGCGATAAACCGCCGGAAGTGCCGATCCTGCGATAG
- a CDS encoding FAD-binding protein, which translates to MLRPETEADLADIIVDADGPLAVQGGGTRGMTPEGEALSTSGLSGITLYEPGALTLVAQAGTPVAEIEAALAAENQRLAFEPMDHRALLGTSGEPTIGGVMAANVSGPRRIQAGAARDFLLGVRYVDGAGAIVKNGGRVMKNVTGYDLVKLMSGACGTLGVLSEVSFKVLPGVEAELTLQLSGLEDRDAVRAMSAALSSPYEVTAAAHDPATKVTSLRLEGFARSVLYRAGALTEALGSFGPAEVEQDVTKSRELWRSIRDVEAFAGAPGDVWRISTKPTDAPALVARLRPEAALYDWGGGLIWLRLPEGTDLRAKAGQIDGHATLVRGAPKIRQSLGMFQPQPAPLAALSAGLRARFDPRGILNAGLMG; encoded by the coding sequence ATGCTGAGACCCGAGACAGAGGCCGATCTGGCCGACATCATTGTAGACGCAGATGGACCATTGGCCGTGCAGGGCGGTGGGACCAGGGGCATGACCCCCGAGGGCGAGGCGCTGAGCACATCGGGGCTGAGCGGCATCACACTTTACGAGCCGGGCGCGCTGACCCTGGTGGCACAGGCCGGGACACCGGTGGCCGAGATCGAGGCGGCGCTTGCGGCGGAGAACCAGCGGCTGGCCTTTGAGCCGATGGATCATCGGGCGCTTCTGGGCACAAGCGGCGAGCCCACGATCGGAGGGGTGATGGCCGCGAATGTCAGCGGGCCCAGGCGCATACAGGCCGGGGCGGCGCGGGACTTCCTGCTGGGTGTGCGATATGTCGATGGCGCGGGGGCGATCGTCAAGAATGGCGGTCGGGTGATGAAGAACGTCACGGGATATGATCTCGTGAAGCTGATGAGCGGGGCCTGTGGGACGCTTGGCGTATTGAGCGAAGTGTCCTTCAAGGTCCTGCCGGGTGTTGAGGCCGAGCTGACCCTGCAACTGTCCGGTCTGGAGGACAGAGATGCCGTTCGCGCGATGTCGGCTGCCCTGTCTTCTCCCTACGAGGTGACAGCCGCAGCGCATGATCCGGCGACGAAAGTCACGTCGTTGCGCCTGGAAGGGTTTGCCCGATCTGTCCTCTATCGTGCGGGGGCTCTGACAGAGGCGCTTGGGTCTTTTGGTCCGGCAGAGGTTGAGCAGGATGTCACGAAATCGCGAGAGCTTTGGAGAAGCATTCGGGATGTTGAGGCTTTTGCCGGGGCGCCCGGCGATGTCTGGCGGATCTCGACGAAACCGACCGACGCACCGGCGCTTGTTGCGCGGCTTCGGCCGGAGGCGGCACTTTACGACTGGGGCGGCGGCCTGATCTGGCTGCGTCTGCCCGAAGGCACGGATTTGCGTGCCAAGGCAGGGCAAATTGATGGACATGCAACACTTGTCCGCGGAGCTCCGAAGATCCGGCAGAGCCTTGGCATGTTCCAACCTCAGCCTGCGCCTTTGGCGGCCCTGTCCGCTGGTTTGCGGGCGCGGTTCGATCCGCGCGGAATACTGAATGCCGGACTGATGGGATGA
- a CDS encoding FAD-linked oxidase C-terminal domain-containing protein produces the protein MEMPTPDPLILSRKARLEARLRDVLPADAVISDEAETRAYECDALTAYKCPPMLAVLPASTQEVSDVLRICHDEGVPVVPRGSGTSLAGGALPTADCVILGVARMNEVLETDYENRIIRVQSGRTNLSVTGAVEEEDFFYAPDPSSQLACAIAGNIAMNSGGAHCLKYGVTTNNLLGVTMVMMDGTVIEIGGAHLDAGGLDLLGVICGSEGQLGVVTEATLRILRKPEGARPVLMGFDDNEVAGACVSDIIKAGVLPVAIEFMDRLCIQSCENFAKAGYPDCEALLIVEVEGSEAEIDEQLEKIVEIAKRHNPVALKESGSAEESAKIWLGRKSAFGAMGQINDYMCLDGTIPVSSLPYVLRRIGEMSEEFGLDVGNVFHAGDGNMHPLILFDANKPGDLETCEAFGAEILKLCVEVGGCLTGEHGVGIEKRDLMLHQYSPEDLEAQMAVKDVFDPHWLLNPAKVFPLSVSEGRRTARLAAE, from the coding sequence ATGGAAATGCCGACCCCCGACCCCCTGATCCTGTCGCGCAAAGCGCGTCTGGAGGCGCGGTTGCGTGACGTTCTGCCGGCGGACGCGGTCATCTCCGATGAAGCGGAGACGCGCGCTTACGAATGCGATGCGCTGACGGCTTATAAATGTCCTCCGATGCTGGCCGTGCTGCCGGCCTCGACCCAGGAGGTGTCGGACGTCTTGCGCATTTGTCACGACGAAGGCGTGCCGGTGGTGCCGCGCGGGTCAGGAACATCTCTGGCAGGGGGGGCGCTGCCGACCGCGGATTGCGTGATCCTGGGCGTGGCGCGGATGAACGAGGTCCTGGAGACGGATTATGAAAACCGCATCATCCGCGTTCAATCCGGACGGACAAATCTCAGCGTCACAGGCGCGGTCGAAGAAGAAGACTTTTTCTATGCGCCGGATCCGTCCTCGCAGCTTGCCTGCGCGATTGCGGGCAATATCGCGATGAATTCTGGCGGGGCGCATTGCCTGAAATACGGGGTGACCACCAACAATCTTCTGGGCGTCACGATGGTGATGATGGACGGCACCGTTATCGAGATCGGCGGCGCGCATCTGGATGCGGGTGGTCTGGACCTGCTGGGCGTCATCTGCGGCTCTGAAGGGCAGTTGGGCGTGGTGACGGAGGCGACGCTGCGCATACTGCGCAAGCCGGAGGGCGCGAGGCCGGTGCTGATGGGGTTCGACGACAACGAGGTCGCGGGCGCCTGCGTTAGCGACATCATCAAGGCGGGTGTTTTGCCGGTGGCAATCGAGTTCATGGATCGGCTTTGCATCCAGAGCTGCGAGAATTTCGCCAAGGCGGGTTACCCCGATTGCGAGGCGCTTCTGATCGTGGAAGTCGAGGGATCCGAGGCGGAGATTGACGAACAGCTTGAGAAGATCGTGGAGATCGCCAAGCGCCATAATCCGGTTGCGCTGAAAGAAAGCGGATCGGCGGAGGAGAGCGCCAAGATCTGGCTGGGTCGCAAAAGCGCTTTTGGCGCGATGGGGCAGATCAACGATTACATGTGCCTGGATGGCACGATCCCGGTATCGAGCCTGCCTTACGTGTTGCGGCGGATCGGCGAAATGTCGGAGGAGTTCGGGCTGGATGTGGGCAATGTGTTTCACGCCGGCGACGGCAATATGCATCCCCTGATCCTGTTTGATGCCAATAAGCCGGGGGATCTTGAGACGTGTGAGGCGTTCGGGGCGGAGATCCTGAAGCTGTGTGTGGAGGTTGGAGGCTGTCTGACCGGTGAGCACGGCGTGGGCATCGAAAAGCGAGATCTGATGCTGCACCAGTATTCGCCCGAAGATCTGGAGGCACAGATGGCGGTCAAGGATGTGTTCGACCCGCATTGGCTGTTGAACCCGGCGAAGGTCTTTCCCCTGTCGGTGTCCGAGGGCCGGCGGACCGCAAGACTGGCCGCGGAGTAA
- the rlmH gene encoding 23S rRNA (pseudouridine(1915)-N(3))-methyltransferase RlmH encodes MRVHICAVGRLRSGEERALTDDYLKRFNRTGRALGLGPASEREVEDRKSRGMAAEADLLRGVIPTAAYVVTLDERGSLMTSPDFAAKLDRWRGDVRDVAFVIGGADGIDRGLRAEAQFSLSFGKMVWPHMLVRVMLAEQLYRAATILAGGPYHRS; translated from the coding sequence ATGCGCGTTCACATTTGCGCGGTGGGTCGGCTGAGGTCGGGTGAGGAGCGCGCGCTCACGGACGACTATCTCAAACGGTTCAACCGAACCGGCCGGGCGTTGGGTCTGGGCCCGGCGAGCGAGCGCGAGGTGGAGGATCGCAAGTCACGCGGCATGGCCGCTGAAGCGGATCTTTTGCGGGGCGTCATTCCAACCGCGGCATATGTCGTGACACTTGATGAACGCGGCAGCCTTATGACGTCCCCCGATTTCGCCGCCAAGCTGGATCGATGGCGAGGGGATGTTCGGGATGTTGCCTTTGTGATCGGCGGCGCGGATGGCATTGACCGTGGGTTGCGAGCCGAAGCTCAGTTTAGCTTGTCTTTTGGAAAGATGGTCTGGCCGCATATGCTGGTGCGTGTGATGCTGGCCGAGCAATTGTACCGGGCCGCGACAATCCTGGCGGGTGGCCCATACCACCGGAGTTAA
- the rsfS gene encoding ribosome silencing factor: MASQPEPSSEELLARIISSLQDDKAEEVVQIDLRGKTAIGDYMVICSGRSTRQVAAMAEKLVDRLKQEFGRLSRVEGKDAGDWVLIDTGDVVVHIFRPEVREFYQLEKMWLPAGTAAQEA, translated from the coding sequence ATGGCCAGCCAACCCGAGCCTTCCAGCGAAGAGCTGTTGGCGCGCATCATATCCTCACTGCAAGACGACAAGGCTGAAGAGGTTGTGCAGATTGACCTGCGCGGCAAGACAGCCATCGGCGACTACATGGTGATTTGTTCGGGCCGCTCTACACGTCAGGTGGCGGCGATGGCCGAAAAGCTCGTGGATCGCCTCAAGCAGGAGTTCGGGCGGCTCAGCCGCGTCGAAGGCAAAGATGCCGGAGACTGGGTGCTGATCGATACCGGCGATGTGGTCGTCCATATCTTTCGGCCCGAGGTGCGCGAGTTCTATCAGCTTGAAAAGATGTGGTTGCCGGCGGGGACCGCGGCGCAGGAAGCCTGA